The following coding sequences are from one uncultured Fibrobacter sp. window:
- a CDS encoding polysaccharide pyruvyl transferase family protein, which produces MKRVGIITMHKVLNYGSALQAYALQRKVEDLGCQATIIDYLYPNREHCERQQVKFFPKRSLVHFALIALVGVLLKILRVKSKKKKADAAIRRFRQHSAFRAFYRKYFKLSKEYTTIESLMDSQECYDIYMTGSDQVWNPQYMVDDPNFLLGFAPAGARKYSYAASFAGKAIPEGSVELYRKYLEQYKRISVREQSTSDVVKGLIGSPAEIVCDPSLLLDREEWLKFCPAAPLVKEKYLLVYILHYSFDPYPSIIPFVNKLARERNLQVVVLHGLKEGYSIEGALSFDSVGPVEFLRLFRDASLVVTTSFHGTAFSLNFGRDFYSVVKQINGSDSRVVDLLSVCGARHHLVELNSLESLQGSSVDAMETEKLSEFRNRSIDYLQKILTED; this is translated from the coding sequence ATGAAGCGTGTTGGTATTATTACAATGCATAAGGTGCTGAACTATGGTTCGGCTCTTCAGGCGTATGCTTTGCAACGTAAAGTGGAAGATTTAGGGTGCCAGGCGACAATCATTGATTATCTGTATCCCAATAGGGAACATTGTGAGCGCCAGCAGGTCAAATTTTTCCCAAAACGCAGTTTGGTCCATTTCGCCTTGATTGCTTTGGTTGGCGTGCTGCTGAAGATACTCCGGGTAAAATCGAAAAAGAAAAAGGCCGATGCCGCGATTCGCCGGTTCCGGCAACACTCGGCGTTCCGTGCTTTTTATCGGAAGTATTTCAAACTCTCAAAGGAATATACGACGATAGAATCGTTGATGGATTCTCAGGAATGCTACGACATTTATATGACGGGCAGTGACCAGGTGTGGAATCCGCAGTACATGGTGGACGATCCGAATTTTTTGCTTGGCTTTGCGCCTGCGGGTGCTAGGAAGTATAGCTATGCCGCAAGTTTTGCCGGAAAGGCAATCCCAGAAGGTTCGGTGGAACTCTATCGAAAGTATCTGGAACAGTATAAGCGCATTTCGGTCCGGGAACAGTCCACTTCGGATGTTGTTAAAGGGCTGATTGGCTCCCCGGCAGAGATTGTTTGCGATCCGTCATTATTGCTGGATCGGGAAGAATGGTTGAAATTCTGCCCGGCTGCTCCTTTGGTCAAGGAAAAATATTTGTTGGTCTATATCCTGCATTATTCTTTTGACCCGTATCCATCGATTATTCCTTTTGTAAACAAACTTGCCCGCGAACGCAATTTGCAAGTCGTGGTCCTTCATGGCCTCAAAGAAGGCTATAGTATTGAAGGGGCTTTGTCTTTTGACAGCGTCGGGCCTGTCGAATTTCTCCGCTTGTTCCGGGATGCGTCGCTGGTGGTGACCACATCGTTCCATGGGACTGCTTTCTCGCTGAACTTTGGTCGGGATTTTTACTCTGTCGTCAAGCAAATAAATGGTTCCGATAGTCGCGTCGTTGATTTGCTTTCTGTTTGCGGAGCGCGTCACCATTTGGTTGAACTCAATTCCCTAGAATCTTTGCAGGGCAGTTCGGTGGATGCGATGGAAACAGAAAAACTCAGTGAATTCCGAAATCGCTCCATTGATTATTTGCAGAAGATTTTGACAGAAGACTAA
- a CDS encoding glycosyltransferase — translation MIFCTIGTQAPFDRLLKIIDEIAPALGEEVIAQTYKSELHFKNIRTVEFLPPTEFNEIFMSARLIVAHAGMGTIVSALKAEKPIIIFPRKASFGEHRNEHQLATAEKMQALGYVYTAYTEDELKALLLKKDLVPLHKLGDYASQSLIDEIKSVIG, via the coding sequence ATGATTTTTTGCACGATAGGGACACAAGCCCCCTTTGACCGCCTGCTCAAAATAATCGATGAAATCGCACCTGCTTTAGGCGAAGAAGTCATCGCCCAGACATACAAAAGCGAACTCCACTTCAAGAATATTCGCACCGTTGAATTCCTCCCTCCCACAGAATTCAACGAAATCTTCATGTCTGCAAGGCTTATCGTGGCCCACGCCGGCATGGGGACTATCGTCTCTGCGCTCAAAGCGGAAAAGCCCATCATCATCTTTCCTAGAAAGGCGAGCTTTGGGGAACACCGGAACGAGCACCAGTTAGCAACGGCCGAAAAAATGCAAGCCCTCGGCTACGTTTACACAGCCTATACCGAAGACGAGCTGAAAGCGCTCCTTTTGAAAAAGGACCTCGTTCCGCTTCATAAATTAGGCGATTATGCGAGCCAATCGCTCATAGACGAAATAAAGAGCGTCATTGGCTAA